Proteins from a single region of Allocatelliglobosispora scoriae:
- a CDS encoding carbohydrate ABC transporter permease: MIAAIALSIFPLYFMLVVATRTNDAVATIPPPLTLGGELFDNINRLLNNEAAYFLTGMTNTAISSAIVTLSVIFTSTLAGFAFAKLKFKGRNAAMMFVLITTMVPAQLGVIPLLIMMSGVPEWMGGPWTGTLPAVIVPFLVSAFGVFMMRQYVSQSVPDELIEAARVDGCNTIRIYWNVVLPALRPAIAVLGLFAFMAQWNEFFWASVVMGDPANPTVQVSLQHLSSGYYNDYTQVFAGTLLSVLPLFVVFILFGRQLIGGIMEGAIKA; the protein is encoded by the coding sequence ATGATCGCGGCGATCGCGCTGTCGATCTTCCCGCTCTACTTCATGCTGGTCGTCGCGACGCGTACCAATGACGCGGTCGCGACGATCCCGCCGCCGCTCACGCTCGGCGGCGAGCTCTTCGACAACATCAACCGGCTGCTGAACAACGAGGCGGCCTACTTCCTCACCGGCATGACGAACACGGCGATCTCGTCCGCGATCGTCACGCTCTCGGTCATCTTCACCTCGACGCTGGCGGGGTTCGCCTTCGCCAAGCTGAAGTTCAAGGGCCGTAACGCGGCGATGATGTTCGTCCTCATCACCACCATGGTCCCCGCGCAGCTCGGCGTCATCCCGCTGCTGATCATGATGAGCGGCGTACCGGAGTGGATGGGCGGGCCGTGGACCGGAACGCTGCCGGCGGTCATCGTGCCGTTCCTGGTCAGCGCGTTCGGCGTCTTCATGATGCGGCAGTATGTCAGCCAGTCGGTCCCCGACGAGCTGATCGAGGCGGCACGGGTCGACGGCTGCAACACGATCCGGATCTACTGGAACGTGGTCCTGCCCGCGCTGCGGCCGGCGATCGCGGTCCTGGGCCTGTTCGCCTTCATGGCACAGTGGAACGAGTTCTTCTGGGCCTCGGTCGTCATGGGAGACCCGGCCAACCCCACCGTGCAGGTCTCCCTGCAGCACCTCTCCTCGGGCTACTACAACGACTACACGCAGGTCTTTGCGGGTACGCTGCTCTCAGTGCTGCCGTTGTTCGTCGTCTTTATTCTGTTCGGCCGTCAGCTCATCGGCGGCATCATGGAAGGTGCGATCAAGGCGTGA
- a CDS encoding amino acid-binding protein gives MLLRIRVELPDRPGSLGQLARTLGVAGADIVQVVVLERAAGRAVDDFTVVWPSGASVRRLLAGLGAMPGVRVDGVWQAIGAPVHGGYDAELLAQVAVNPTEGLATLVDAVPALFAADWAAVLVVPADWALRSSSAESIPGRAEALTRAEPAIAYSSWRAPEVPRLPEVTPLRGRAINGPQGVRFAVAPFGRAGLVLLVARGGVGTQIPLDETGFGEPVTVPTAAGFHATEVDRLAQLTRAAALVLGDQIDLVSAPPAAAAA, from the coding sequence ATGCTGCTGCGCATCAGGGTCGAGTTGCCGGACCGTCCGGGTTCGCTCGGCCAGCTTGCCCGCACCCTCGGCGTCGCGGGAGCTGACATCGTCCAGGTGGTCGTCCTCGAGCGCGCCGCCGGTCGGGCCGTCGACGACTTCACCGTCGTCTGGCCGAGCGGTGCCAGCGTGCGCCGGCTGCTCGCCGGGCTCGGCGCGATGCCCGGTGTCCGGGTCGACGGCGTCTGGCAGGCGATCGGCGCCCCGGTGCACGGTGGCTACGACGCGGAGCTGCTCGCCCAGGTCGCGGTCAACCCGACCGAGGGCCTCGCGACGCTGGTCGACGCCGTGCCCGCGCTCTTCGCCGCCGACTGGGCAGCGGTGCTCGTGGTCCCGGCCGACTGGGCGCTGCGCTCCAGTTCCGCCGAGTCGATCCCGGGCCGGGCCGAGGCGCTGACCCGGGCCGAGCCGGCGATCGCGTACTCCAGCTGGCGCGCTCCCGAGGTGCCGCGGCTCCCCGAGGTGACGCCGCTGCGCGGCCGGGCGATCAACGGGCCGCAGGGCGTGCGGTTCGCGGTCGCCCCGTTCGGCCGGGCCGGGCTCGTTCTGCTCGTCGCACGCGGGGGCGTCGGCACGCAGATCCCGCTCGACGAGACCGGCTTCGGCGAGCCGGTGACGGTCCCGACGGCGGCCGGGTTCCACGCCACCGAGGTCGACCGGCTCGCCCAGCTCACCAGGGCCGCCGCGCTGGTCCTCGGCGATCAGATCGACCTCGTCTCGGCGCCGCCCGCCGCCGCTGCGGCCTGA
- a CDS encoding sensor histidine kinase encodes MHDVLVMAVVALLGALAVGLPGAVVLRLLHRKSITINVCVLLAVTVLAVGAGVVAVAQAMFLSEHDLKVLLIVLGISGAVGLGLGLWLGRRLAREAVWAEDARATERQLVAWVSHDLRTPLAGMRAMAEALEDGIVEDPATVAEYHSRIRTETDRMAGLVDDLFELSRINAGALRLSLATVRLGDVVSDAVSSAEPVAATRRIRVVASADGWPTVQASEPELSRVVANLLRNAIHYTPSDGTITVTGGRDGDEGWLAVADTCGGIAESDLPRVFDVAYRGSAARTPSQHGGGGLGLAIVRGLVEAHGGRVAVQNVSDGCRFVVRLPLS; translated from the coding sequence ATGCATGATGTGCTGGTGATGGCCGTGGTGGCACTGCTCGGCGCGCTCGCCGTCGGGCTGCCGGGCGCGGTCGTGCTCCGGCTGCTGCACCGAAAGTCGATCACCATCAACGTCTGCGTGCTGCTCGCCGTCACCGTGCTCGCCGTCGGCGCGGGCGTCGTCGCCGTCGCGCAGGCGATGTTCCTCTCCGAGCACGACCTGAAGGTGCTGCTCATCGTGCTCGGCATCTCCGGCGCCGTCGGGCTCGGGCTCGGTCTGTGGCTCGGCCGCCGCCTTGCCCGCGAGGCCGTCTGGGCCGAGGACGCCAGAGCCACCGAGCGCCAGCTGGTCGCCTGGGTCTCGCACGATCTGCGTACGCCGCTGGCGGGCATGCGCGCCATGGCCGAAGCGCTGGAGGACGGCATCGTCGAGGACCCGGCGACGGTGGCCGAATACCACAGCCGGATCCGCACCGAGACCGACCGGATGGCCGGGCTCGTCGACGACCTCTTCGAACTCTCCCGCATCAACGCCGGTGCCCTGCGGCTGTCGCTCGCGACCGTGCGCCTCGGCGATGTCGTCTCCGACGCGGTCTCCTCCGCCGAACCCGTCGCCGCGACCCGACGGATCCGGGTCGTCGCCTCCGCCGACGGCTGGCCCACCGTGCAGGCGAGCGAACCGGAACTCTCCCGCGTCGTGGCCAACCTGCTGCGCAACGCGATCCACTACACCCCGTCGGACGGGACGATCACCGTCACCGGCGGGCGGGACGGGGACGAGGGGTGGCTCGCCGTCGCCGACACCTGCGGCGGGATCGCCGAGTCGGACCTGCCCCGGGTATTCGACGTCGCCTATCGGGGCAGCGCGGCGCGGACACCGTCGCAGCACGGCGGCGGCGGGCTGGGCCTGGCGATCGTGCGCGGGCTGGTCGAGGCGCACGGCGGCCGGGTGGCGGTGCAGAACGTCTCCGATGGCTGCCGGTTCGTGGTCCGCCTCCCGCTGAGCTAG
- a CDS encoding carbohydrate ABC transporter permease yields MTTQTTARHERAAPPDPLEPRPASRRFSARLSRIDLKYSPYLYIAPFFIIFGIFGIFPLIWTAKLAFQDREIGDDTWNYVGFANFEKILSDPNFWNSVYNTIGIFLISTVPQLLLAMVLANTLNKKLRLRTGFRMGVLIPNITSVAAVGIVFTRLFSREFGLINWVLNLVGIGPIDWQADKWSSWIGIATMVDWRWTGYNALIFLAAMQSIPKDIYESAALDGAGPSRQFWKITVPMLRPTIIFTTIISTIGGLQLYTEPLLFSGGGASSMLGGTVRQYQTVTMYLMEQFFVDYEMSVAATVAWLLFILIMIISLVNYLVVSRLQSADRKRGKSK; encoded by the coding sequence ATGACAACCCAGACCACCGCGCGCCACGAGCGCGCGGCTCCACCGGATCCTCTCGAGCCGAGGCCGGCATCGCGGCGCTTCAGCGCCCGGCTGAGCCGGATCGACCTCAAGTACTCGCCGTACCTCTACATCGCGCCGTTCTTCATCATCTTCGGCATCTTCGGCATCTTCCCGCTGATCTGGACCGCGAAGCTCGCCTTCCAGGACCGGGAGATCGGCGACGACACCTGGAACTACGTCGGGTTCGCCAACTTCGAGAAGATCCTGTCCGACCCGAACTTCTGGAACTCGGTCTACAACACCATCGGCATCTTCCTGATCTCGACGGTGCCGCAACTGTTGCTGGCGATGGTGCTGGCGAACACGCTCAACAAGAAGCTGCGGCTGCGTACCGGGTTCCGGATGGGCGTACTCATCCCGAACATCACCTCGGTCGCCGCGGTCGGCATCGTCTTCACCCGGCTCTTCAGCCGCGAGTTCGGCCTCATCAACTGGGTGCTCAACCTGGTCGGCATCGGCCCGATCGACTGGCAGGCCGACAAGTGGTCGTCCTGGATCGGCATCGCCACGATGGTCGACTGGCGCTGGACCGGCTACAACGCGCTGATCTTCCTCGCCGCCATGCAGTCGATCCCCAAGGACATCTACGAGTCGGCGGCGCTCGACGGCGCCGGCCCGTCGCGGCAGTTCTGGAAGATCACCGTGCCGATGCTGCGGCCGACGATCATCTTCACCACGATCATCTCCACCATCGGCGGGCTGCAGCTCTACACCGAGCCGCTGCTCTTCAGCGGCGGTGGTGCGAGCTCGATGCTCGGCGGCACCGTCCGGCAGTACCAGACGGTGACGATGTACCTGATGGAGCAGTTCTTCGTCGACTACGAGATGAGCGTCGCGGCCACGGTGGCCTGGCTGCTCTTCATCCTGATCATGATCATTAGCCTGGTGAACTACCTCGTCGTCTCCCGGCTCCAGTCCGCCGACCGGAAGCGAGGGAAGTCGAAGTGA
- a CDS encoding GNAT family N-acetyltransferase encodes MALWRVRATVDDRPGYLSVLTASLALKSVNILAVQVHTTEAGAVDDFLVDAPERFTEADLIAAVERGRGRDAWVARTDAHGLVDPPTQALGQAARLVSDPDELGSLLTNQLDCAISWRPAHAQQGFSDNEMTLADPRGGALRLMRLTPPFTPAEFARAQALVEVANAVVLNKAAQAQLLLPDGTELVIRIATSNDLDAIEAMHKRCSAESRYRRYLSASRGPSRAQLARLLDAPRGATLVAERGEEIIAVANLVGEGAIAEVALLVEDAWQRRAIGTTLLRRVRALAEPAGYEAIMLHTHSDNGPLLRTIRRLGQDGLYDRDGSLVTVTLALAKRAPVTVRP; translated from the coding sequence ATGGCTCTGTGGCGGGTGCGAGCGACAGTGGACGACCGGCCGGGTTACCTCTCGGTGCTGACGGCGAGTCTGGCCCTCAAGTCGGTGAACATCCTGGCGGTCCAGGTGCACACCACCGAGGCGGGCGCGGTCGACGACTTCCTCGTCGATGCGCCGGAGCGGTTCACCGAGGCCGACCTCATCGCCGCCGTGGAGCGCGGCCGGGGCCGGGACGCGTGGGTCGCGCGCACCGACGCGCACGGCCTCGTCGACCCGCCCACTCAGGCGCTGGGCCAGGCGGCCCGGCTCGTGAGCGACCCCGACGAGCTGGGATCGCTGCTCACCAACCAGCTCGACTGCGCGATCTCCTGGCGCCCAGCCCACGCCCAGCAGGGGTTCTCCGACAACGAGATGACCCTCGCCGATCCGCGCGGCGGCGCGCTGCGGCTGATGCGGCTCACCCCGCCCTTCACCCCGGCCGAGTTCGCCCGGGCGCAGGCGCTGGTCGAGGTCGCCAACGCCGTGGTGCTCAACAAGGCGGCCCAGGCCCAGCTGCTGCTGCCCGACGGCACCGAGCTGGTCATCCGCATCGCGACCAGCAACGACCTCGACGCGATCGAGGCGATGCACAAGCGCTGCTCGGCGGAGAGCCGTTACCGCCGCTACCTCTCCGCGTCACGCGGGCCGTCGCGCGCTCAGCTCGCCCGGCTGCTCGACGCGCCCCGGGGCGCCACTCTCGTCGCGGAGCGCGGCGAGGAGATCATCGCCGTCGCCAACCTCGTCGGCGAGGGCGCCATCGCCGAGGTGGCCCTGCTCGTCGAGGACGCCTGGCAGCGCCGGGCGATCGGCACCACCCTGCTGCGGCGGGTGCGCGCGCTCGCCGAGCCGGCCGGTTACGAGGCGATCATGCTGCACACGCACTCCGACAACGGCCCGCTGCTGCGGACGATCCGCCGACTCGGTCAGGACGGGCTCTATGACCGCGACGGCTCGCTCGTCACCGTCACGCTGGCACTCGCCAAGCGCGCTCCGGTGACAGTGCGACCCTAG
- a CDS encoding beta-N-acetylhexosaminidase: protein MKTFSVGVSAVIPAPRSLLATGEGYVLTEATTVVFTPDDGEVARIATEFAADLRRWTGLAVPVTVPAAATGATGIRIELLPELGLAREGYTLDAAPGGVILRASTAEGLFRGSQTLRQICTDSAIPGVRIADEPRFAWRGTMLDVARHFFSVDDVKRYIDEIAYYKLNVLHLHLSDDQGWRVEIAARPRLAEVGGACEVGGGPGGFYTREEYADLVAHATARYLTVVPEIDMPGHTNAALVAYPEIAPEGYLTEHFTGTEVGFSNFDVANPATDEFVDAVIGELAAMTPGPYLHIGGDEVMKLTPEEFGGFVRRTIATVERHGKVAIGWDEVARAGAPSSTVVQFWRTHPDQDFLAPIREAAARGSKIVMSPGSRTYLDMKYDESTELGQDWAGLISVRHAYEWDPAELLGEVPDGALLGVEAPLWTETVTTLAEIEFMAFPRLTGIAEVGWSAASSRDWDGYRTRLAAHEARWDALGISHGAV, encoded by the coding sequence GTGAAAACGTTTTCTGTCGGCGTCTCCGCGGTGATCCCGGCTCCCCGGTCACTCCTCGCGACCGGCGAGGGCTACGTGCTGACAGAGGCGACGACGGTGGTCTTCACCCCGGACGACGGTGAGGTCGCCCGGATCGCGACGGAGTTCGCGGCGGACCTCCGGCGGTGGACCGGGCTGGCCGTGCCGGTCACGGTCCCGGCAGCGGCGACGGGGGCCACCGGGATCCGCATCGAACTTCTTCCCGAGCTGGGCCTGGCGCGCGAGGGCTACACGCTCGACGCGGCGCCCGGCGGTGTGATCTTGCGCGCATCCACCGCCGAAGGGCTCTTCCGGGGCAGCCAGACACTGCGACAGATCTGCACGGATTCGGCGATTCCAGGCGTAAGGATCGCTGACGAGCCCCGCTTCGCCTGGCGCGGCACGATGCTCGACGTCGCCCGCCACTTCTTCAGCGTCGACGACGTCAAGCGATACATCGACGAGATCGCCTATTACAAGCTCAACGTGCTGCACCTGCACCTCTCCGACGACCAGGGCTGGCGGGTGGAGATCGCCGCGAGGCCGCGCCTGGCCGAGGTCGGCGGCGCGTGCGAGGTCGGCGGCGGTCCCGGTGGCTTCTACACCCGCGAGGAGTACGCCGACCTCGTCGCCCACGCCACCGCCCGCTACCTCACCGTGGTCCCCGAGATCGACATGCCCGGCCACACGAATGCCGCTCTCGTCGCCTACCCGGAGATCGCACCCGAGGGCTACCTCACCGAGCACTTCACCGGGACCGAGGTCGGGTTCAGCAACTTCGACGTGGCGAACCCGGCGACCGACGAGTTCGTCGACGCGGTGATCGGGGAGCTGGCCGCGATGACGCCGGGGCCCTATCTGCACATCGGCGGCGACGAGGTGATGAAGCTGACGCCCGAGGAGTTCGGCGGCTTCGTCCGGCGCACGATCGCCACGGTGGAGCGGCACGGCAAGGTCGCGATCGGCTGGGACGAGGTGGCCCGGGCCGGAGCACCGAGCTCGACGGTGGTGCAGTTCTGGCGTACCCATCCGGACCAGGATTTTCTCGCGCCCATCCGCGAAGCCGCAGCGCGCGGCTCGAAGATCGTCATGTCGCCCGGGTCGCGGACGTATCTGGACATGAAATATGACGAGAGCACGGAGCTGGGGCAGGACTGGGCGGGGTTGATCAGCGTACGCCACGCCTACGAGTGGGACCCGGCGGAGCTGCTCGGCGAGGTGCCCGACGGCGCCCTGCTCGGCGTCGAGGCGCCACTGTGGACCGAGACGGTCACGACGTTGGCGGAGATCGAGTTCATGGCGTTCCCCCGGCTGACCGGGATCGCGGAGGTCGGCTGGTCCGCGGCGTCGTCGCGGGACTGGGACGGCTACCGCACCCGGCTCGCGGCCCACGAGGCCCGCTGGGACGCTTTGGGCATCAGCCACGGGGCAGTCTGA
- a CDS encoding GH1 family beta-glucosidase yields the protein MIIEQPTTTVARVFPDGFLWGAATASYQIEGAVTEDGRTASIWDTFSHTPGRVVGGDTGDVACDHYHRYADDVAMMSKLGLSAYRFSIAWPRVQPGGRGPANQAGLDFYRRLVDELLDHDIQPWVTLYHWDLPQELEDAGGWPVRDTAYRFAEYASIVHAALGDKVHHWITLNEPWCSAFLGYGNGHHAPGRTDGADALAATHHLLLGHGLATQAIKAADPSAQVGITLNLHSLAAHSDSPADLDALRRIDGVGNRVFLDPLFKAEYPADVAADVAHLTDLGFIHAGDLETIATPADFMGVNYYTRSIVAAPVPGSGNHDGTWPGSEDTTFLKRGLPVTQMDWEIDAAGLTDLLNRITRDYGAIPLYITENGAAYPDEIGADGTVSDPARIDYYDQHLRACLDSIGAGVPLRGYFAWSLMDNFEWAWGYEKRFGLVHVDYQTQVRTPKNSALWYSNVIRDNAV from the coding sequence GTGATCATCGAACAACCGACCACCACAGTCGCCCGGGTGTTCCCGGACGGCTTCCTCTGGGGTGCGGCAACGGCGTCGTACCAGATCGAGGGCGCAGTGACCGAGGACGGTCGCACGGCGTCCATCTGGGACACCTTCAGCCACACGCCCGGGCGGGTGGTAGGCGGCGACACCGGCGATGTGGCCTGTGACCACTACCACCGCTACGCCGACGATGTCGCGATGATGTCGAAGCTGGGCCTGTCGGCCTACCGTTTCTCGATCGCCTGGCCGCGCGTGCAGCCGGGCGGTCGGGGACCGGCCAACCAGGCCGGCCTCGACTTCTACCGCCGGCTCGTGGACGAGCTGCTCGACCACGACATCCAGCCGTGGGTGACGCTCTACCACTGGGACCTGCCCCAGGAGCTCGAGGACGCCGGCGGCTGGCCGGTCCGTGACACGGCCTACCGCTTCGCGGAATACGCGAGCATCGTGCACGCGGCGCTCGGCGACAAGGTGCACCACTGGATCACGCTCAACGAGCCGTGGTGCTCCGCGTTCCTCGGCTACGGCAACGGCCACCACGCGCCGGGCCGCACCGACGGGGCCGACGCCCTCGCCGCCACGCACCACCTGCTGCTGGGCCACGGCCTCGCCACGCAGGCGATCAAGGCGGCCGACCCGTCGGCACAGGTGGGCATCACGCTCAACCTGCACTCGCTCGCGGCCCACTCGGACAGCCCGGCCGACCTCGATGCGCTGCGACGCATCGACGGCGTCGGCAACCGCGTCTTCCTGGACCCGCTCTTCAAGGCGGAGTACCCGGCCGACGTGGCGGCGGACGTCGCGCACCTCACCGACCTGGGCTTCATCCACGCGGGTGATCTGGAAACGATTGCGACACCCGCCGACTTCATGGGCGTCAACTACTACACCCGCAGCATCGTCGCGGCGCCCGTCCCCGGATCGGGCAACCACGACGGCACCTGGCCCGGCAGTGAGGACACCACCTTCCTCAAGCGCGGCCTGCCGGTCACCCAGATGGACTGGGAGATCGACGCGGCGGGCCTGACCGACCTGCTCAACCGCATCACCCGTGACTACGGCGCGATCCCGCTCTACATCACGGAGAACGGCGCGGCCTACCCCGACGAGATCGGGGCGGACGGGACGGTCTCCGACCCGGCCCGGATCGACTACTACGACCAGCACCTGCGCGCCTGCCTCGACTCGATCGGTGCCGGTGTGCCGCTGCGCGGCTACTTCGCGTGGTCGCTGATGGACAACTTCGAGTGGGCCTGGGGCTACGAGAAGCGGTTCGGACTGGTCCACGTGGACTACCAGACCCAGGTGCGCACCCCGAAGAACAGCGCCCTGTGGTATTCCAACGTCATCCGCGACAACGCCGTCTAA
- a CDS encoding response regulator transcription factor yields the protein MGEERVLVVDDDPTVSDVVRRYLERAGYTVTLATDGYEALSAYASAKPDLVVLDLMLPGLDGLEVCRRLRGGADGVPIIMLTALGEEVDRVLGLQLGADDYVTKPFSPRELVLRVQSVLRRASPPAPGTRPLADGDLVVDVARRVAKLRGAELALTVREFDLLVFFMGAPGQAFRRGQLLESVWGWNFGDQSTVTVHVRRLREKIEDDPASPKRIQTVWGVGYRYEPGNTDGDPVGGS from the coding sequence ATGGGTGAAGAGAGAGTGCTGGTCGTTGATGATGACCCCACCGTCAGCGACGTCGTGCGCCGTTATCTGGAGCGGGCGGGCTACACGGTCACCCTCGCCACCGACGGCTACGAAGCCCTCTCCGCCTACGCGAGCGCCAAGCCCGATCTCGTGGTGCTCGATCTGATGCTGCCGGGCCTCGATGGGCTGGAGGTGTGCCGGCGGCTGCGGGGCGGGGCCGACGGCGTACCCATCATCATGCTGACGGCGCTCGGCGAGGAAGTGGACCGCGTGCTCGGGCTGCAGCTCGGCGCCGATGACTATGTGACCAAGCCCTTCTCCCCGCGCGAGCTGGTGCTGCGCGTCCAGTCGGTGCTGCGGCGGGCCAGCCCGCCCGCGCCCGGCACCCGCCCGCTCGCCGACGGCGACCTCGTCGTCGACGTGGCCCGCCGGGTGGCGAAGCTGCGCGGCGCCGAACTCGCCCTCACCGTGCGGGAATTCGACCTGCTCGTCTTCTTCATGGGCGCGCCCGGCCAGGCTTTCCGCCGAGGTCAGCTGCTCGAATCGGTCTGGGGCTGGAACTTCGGCGACCAGTCCACCGTCACCGTTCACGTGCGCAGGCTGCGTGAGAAGATCGAGGACGATCCCGCCTCGCCCAAGCGCATCCAGACCGTGTGGGGCGTCGGATACCGCTACGAGCCGGGCAACACCGACGGTGATCCGGTGGGAGGCTCCTGA
- a CDS encoding LacI family DNA-binding transcriptional regulator: MTTPRARSAGRPTLDQVAAHAGVGRGTVSRVVNGSPQVSPEAKAMVEKAIADLGYVPNRAARALVTQRTDSVALVVSESGDRLFGEPFFAGIVRGISTVLADTQLQLWLAMAQSPAERVRIEHHLTDQHVDGVLLLSLHGADPLPALLAERGLPTVFGARPVSGTGFYVDVDNVAGAREAVAHLVSTGRRKVATIAGPPDMSPGVDRLTGYRAAIGTQTPLIEYGDFSEASGIAAMRKLLAADPDIDAVFAASDVMAAGALRVLRETGRRVPQDVAVVGYEDSIIATQTDPPLTSVYQPVEEMGREMARMLIDLIRGEIPQRPILLDTHLVRRASS; the protein is encoded by the coding sequence ATGACCACCCCGCGCGCCCGGTCGGCCGGACGTCCTACGCTCGACCAGGTCGCCGCCCACGCCGGCGTCGGCCGCGGCACCGTCTCCCGAGTGGTGAACGGCTCGCCGCAGGTCAGCCCCGAAGCCAAGGCGATGGTCGAGAAGGCCATCGCCGATCTCGGCTATGTGCCCAACCGGGCAGCCCGTGCCCTGGTGACCCAGCGGACCGACTCCGTGGCGCTCGTCGTCTCCGAGTCCGGCGACCGCCTCTTCGGCGAGCCCTTCTTCGCCGGGATCGTGCGCGGCATCAGCACGGTGCTCGCCGACACCCAGCTGCAGCTCTGGCTCGCCATGGCCCAGTCGCCCGCCGAGCGGGTGCGGATCGAGCACCACCTCACCGACCAGCACGTCGACGGCGTTCTGCTGCTGTCGCTGCACGGTGCCGACCCGCTGCCGGCGCTGCTCGCCGAGCGCGGCCTGCCGACCGTCTTCGGCGCCCGCCCGGTCTCCGGCACCGGCTTCTACGTCGACGTCGACAACGTGGCCGGCGCTCGCGAGGCGGTCGCGCACCTCGTCTCCACCGGCCGCCGCAAGGTCGCCACGATCGCGGGCCCGCCGGACATGTCGCCCGGTGTCGACCGCCTCACCGGCTACCGCGCCGCGATCGGCACCCAGACCCCGCTCATCGAGTACGGCGACTTCAGCGAGGCGAGCGGCATCGCCGCGATGCGCAAGCTGCTCGCGGCCGATCCGGACATCGACGCCGTCTTCGCCGCCTCCGACGTGATGGCCGCGGGTGCCCTGCGGGTGCTGCGCGAGACCGGCCGGCGGGTGCCGCAGGACGTCGCCGTCGTCGGCTACGAGGACTCGATCATCGCGACCCAGACCGACCCGCCGCTGACCAGCGTCTACCAGCCGGTCGAGGAGATGGGCCGGGAGATGGCCCGGATGCTGATCGACCTGATCCGCGGCGAGATCCCGCAGCGCCCGATCCTGCTCGACACCCACCTGGTCCGCCGAGCCTCGTCGTAA
- a CDS encoding 1-aminocyclopropane-1-carboxylate deaminase/D-cysteine desulfhydrase — protein sequence MFEPHLPAPVESLNDERLDRAGVTLRLQRDDLIHSEIPGNKWRKLHLNLAAATEAGHSTLLTFGGAFSNHLRAVAAAGRIFGFATIGIVRGEEHLPLNPSLRYCADQGMTLAYLDRTTYRTKRDPAVEAELRRRWGEFFLIPEGGSNPLAVRGCLPIAAGLGGADVICCPVGTGGTLAGLAAGLAGHQRAIGFAVLKPGDFLTAEVEALQRATFGERSGHWRVESRYHFGGYAKSTPALAAFIEDFHTRHGLHLDRVYVAKMLAGVFDLVESGYFPPGTRLAAIITG from the coding sequence ATGTTCGAGCCCCACCTGCCCGCACCAGTCGAGTCGCTCAACGACGAGCGGCTCGACCGGGCCGGAGTGACCCTGCGGCTCCAGCGCGACGACCTGATCCACTCCGAGATCCCCGGCAACAAGTGGCGCAAGCTGCACCTCAACCTCGCTGCGGCCACCGAGGCCGGTCACTCGACCCTGCTCACCTTCGGCGGTGCCTTCTCCAATCACCTGCGGGCCGTCGCCGCGGCCGGACGGATCTTCGGATTCGCCACGATCGGCATCGTCCGGGGCGAGGAGCACCTGCCGCTCAACCCGTCGCTGCGCTACTGCGCCGACCAGGGCATGACGCTGGCCTATCTGGACCGCACGACCTACCGCACCAAGCGGGATCCGGCCGTCGAGGCGGAGCTGCGGCGCCGGTGGGGCGAGTTCTTCCTGATCCCCGAGGGCGGCAGCAACCCGCTCGCCGTCCGCGGTTGCCTGCCGATCGCCGCCGGGCTCGGTGGCGCCGACGTGATCTGCTGCCCCGTCGGCACCGGTGGCACGCTCGCCGGTCTCGCCGCCGGGCTCGCCGGCCACCAGCGCGCGATCGGCTTCGCGGTCCTCAAGCCGGGCGACTTCCTCACGGCCGAGGTCGAGGCCCTGCAGCGCGCGACCTTCGGTGAGCGGTCCGGTCACTGGCGCGTCGAATCCAGATACCACTTCGGCGGGTACGCCAAGAGCACCCCCGCCCTCGCCGCCTTCATCGAGGATTTCCACACCAGGCACGGCCTGCACCTGGACCGCGTCTATGTGGCGAAGATGCTGGCCGGAGTCTTCGACCTGGTCGAGTCGGGCTACTTCCCGCCCGGTACCCGGCTCGCCGCGATCATCACCGGTTAG